ataaagatatgagagttcttgatcctatcttgcaagtatatagtcacctactatgtgttatgatccggcaaccccgaagtgacaatagtcgggaccactcccggtgatgaccgtagtttgaggagttcatgtattcactatgtgttaatgctttggtccggtactctattaagaggaggccttaatgtcccttagtttccaataggaccccgctaccacgggagggtaggacaaaagatgtcatgcaagttcttttccataagcacatatgactatattcggaatacatgtctatattacattgatgaactggagctagttctgtgtcacactatgttatgaccgttacatgatcgatcgcatccggcataattctctatcaccgatccattgcctacgagctttccatatattgttcttcgcttatttacttttccgttgctattgttatcaccactataaaacaccaaaaatatcatgtttgctatcgttacttttgctaccgttaccactactatcatattattttgctactaaatactttgttacagatattaagttatccaggtgtggttgaattgacaactcaactgctaatacttgagaatattctttggctccccttgtgtcgaatcaataaatttgggttgaatactctaccctcgaaaactgttgcgatcccctatacttgtgggttatcaagactattttctggcgtcgttgccggggagcatagctctattctttgagtcacttgggatttatatttgcttatcattatgaagaacttgaaagatccaagaaccaagatttatccctcaactacgaggggaggtaaggaactgccatctaactctgcacttgattcaccttctgttttgagtaagcttgcgacacataaacctgcttctgctattaattcttatatgtcgcatgttattgatgatgccacttctactatgcatgatacttatgatgaaactacttctatgcttaatactactgtgccacttggtgaatttcttgatgaacaacttgctagggctagagagaatgaaattattgaaattgataatattgatgaaagtgacgatgaagattctccccctagatatgaattgcatgttgttcctgagggttatgttatggatgaacaaACTGctggagactttcttgcttgcaatgatagaagtgatcttaagaaattattagttaagTTTAAAGAAAAGTATTTGAGAgctagaataaaatatgaccctgcttatgctacttcacatatctttgttactgataaggattatgatttctctgttgatcttgagataattactttagttgaatctgatcctttctatggctacaaatctaaaactgttgtggcacatcttattaaattgaatgatatagccaccctgttcactaatgatgagaaaactcactattattatatccttaaattatttccgttctcattaaagggtgatgctaagatatggtttaattctcttgatcctggttgtgtgcgtagtccctaggatatgatttattacttttttgataaatatttccccgctcataagaaacaagctgctttaagggaaatatataattttgtgcaaattgaagaagagagtctcccacaagcttgggggaggcttctccaattacttaatacttttcctgatcatcctctcaagacaaatgaaatacttgatatcttttataatggactaaccgacgcttccagagattacctggatagttgtgctagttgtgttttcaggaaaagaactgttgatgaagctgaaattttattgaataatgtgtggactaatgaaaataattgggcacttcctgaaccaactcttaagccaactccgaagaaaaggggtattttatttctcagtcctgaagatatgcaagaggcaaagaaatcaatgaaagaaaaatgtattaaagctggagatgttaagaatttaccacctattaaagaaatacatggtcttaattaacCACgaattgaagaaacacacggtctcgataacccgacacaggtagtaaaggtaaattctctctatagatatgataaagctgaaattcctcctgctaagtttgctagccaatgtttggatgaatttgataactttatggttaagcaagaagattttagtgcttatgttggtagacaattgaaacataatgcttatatgattgaacacttgagtgattatatggctaatattaaaggcgaactaaaacttattagtaaacatgcttatatggttaccactcaagtagaacaagtacttaaaactcgggatgatttgctcaatgaattaaatagtaagaaaaatgataatgttgttagagttatgactagaggtggtaaaatgactcaggaacctttgtatcctgagggccatcctaagagaattgagcaagattctcagagaaataatattgatgcacctagtccttataagagaaagaaaaagaaaaatgataggactttgcatgcttctaatgaacctgttgatgacacacctgagaatcccaataatatttctatttctgatgctgaaacacaatctggtaatgaacatgaacctagtgataatgttaatgatgatgttcatgttgatgctcaacctagcaataataatgatgtagaaattgaacctgttgttgatcttgataacccacaatcaaagaattaacgttacgataagagagactttgttgctaggaagcacggtaaggaaagagaaccatgggttcagaaacccatgccttttccttctaaactatccaagaaaaaggatgatgagaattttgagcgcttgctgaaatgattagacctatctttttgcgtatgcgtttgactgatatgcttaaaatgaatccttatgctaagtatatgaaggatgctgttacaaataagagaaagataccggaagctgaaatttccaccatgcttgctaattatactttaagggtggaataccaaagaaacttggagatccaggagtaccaactataacatgcttcattaaaagaaactatgttaaaactgctttatgtgatcttggagccggtgttagtgttatgcctctctctttatatcatagacttgatttgaataagttgacacctactgaaatatctttgtaaatggctgacaaatcaactgctatacctgttggtatttgtgaggatgtgcctgttgtggttgcaaacgttactactttaacggactttgttattgttgatattcccgaggacgatagtatgtctattattcttggaagaccctttttgaatactgcaggggctgttattgattgcaccaaaggcaatgtcacttttcatgttaatggtaatgagcatacggtacactttccgaggaaacaacatcaagttcacagtatcaattctattggaaaaatttcaacaatcactattggaggttttgagtttcctctttctactgtcaagaagaaatgtgatattcttattgttggggatgtgcatatccccattgaggtaacctagtgttatttgaaaattctttggcttcatgttattcgaaatgagtttgttaacaagacctgatcaaccttgttagtggattccttttgatgagcatgagatggatgcatttagaaaacacaactctctataccctctttttactttctgttatttatattaaataaagcaaaaatagtaatttctttcagttttctgaattatctgtgcaataaaaaatacccgaaaataaaagttctccaaatgccctgaaatttaaatatgattttttctagaatatttgagaatatctggcactgagaacacagcagggagaGCAAGCACGTGGCCACGAGGgtcgagggcgcgccccctgcctcgtgggcccatggtggctcccctccacttatttcagctatcacacactccttcttcctcccaaaaacatcactagctagctcaaacccgagtccaagctcatcttgctgccattttcgttcTCCTTgcacaaagctccattcacaaaactgctttgggggattgttctttggtatgtgactcctccaatggtcgaattagtttttattctagtgctttattcattgcatatttttgctgcttaggtgaccctattcttgagcttgcatgtcaaatttatgtggtcaaaagtagttttgatgcatgatattgtctctagacacttgtaggagtagttgctatcaattttgttgagtttggttcacttttattttgaagttactaaaaatttcagaaatttttagaaaaagatgaagagatttttgaggggctcatcgagccgaagctcgaaggataaacaaagtgaagagaataagaagcccaagtataatcctcctcgcaccgcggaggtccgaccgtgtgaatggccttgtaatgatttcttgagagcagccgggatttatgatgatttctatgaattggctgagaatgcaggcctcaccgccttcctccacgaccaacgtgaacagaaagtaccttgttccgccggaggccattcacgcctaccgaaaccccacaccagctacagagccagagccgaaaccacaatttgatcctcaccggcagtctgtttatcagtggaatccggaagagatcgccaaccagtggcaccagggggatccttctcagtacgaccccaactacaactttggatatccgccaggccaaccgtggccatagaccaacttaggccaaaagcctaagcttcggggagtacgtatttctcaccgacattacattcatgttcacacactcattgctagttgtcggtgctcatactttttcattgtattatcaatgctagtttattttcctttttattgctttcttcttgtgtgtttgataaaccttaagaaaaaacaaaaaaatagttgtagctttttagcTAGATTATTATTcatgttgtagtagtagtaattaaaaagaaaccccaaaaagatatctcgttcttcttttgcttgttgggagctttccccgtgtaaatagttttatttcttttcttcttctttggggtcgagaggagaagaccacgattaaaatgttgagtggctcttatatgtattattattgatctaacaaagagcccatattaccttgtcttctctcttgaattgaatgcttgcagattccagcttagtccaatgcatgtgtattattattattttccacactattcgatcgtgcaagtgaaagacaataatgacgatatataatgaacttattgagatgagaaaagctggtatgaactcgacctctcttgtttttgtaaatatgattagttcatcgttcctgattcaacctattatgaaagaaacataattgcaatgacaattagagattatagttgcttatgccatgcttaattagctaggagtttataatggtttaccttgcgtgccaacatgctattaaaatggttgtgatgtggtatgatagggtggtatcctcttttgaatgattcgagtggcttgacttggcacatgttcacgcatgtagttgaaacaaaatcaacatagcctctacgatatttatgttcatggtgcattatatcctactcatgcttgcattcggtgttgattaattttaatgcatgttcatgactgttgttgctctctagctggtcgctacccagtctttttctagcattcacttgtactaagcgggaatattgcttgtgcatccaattccataagctccaaagttgttccatatgagtccatcatacctacctatatatggtatctacctgccattccaagtaaatttgtatgtgccaaactctaaacctttaaataaacattctgttttgtatgctcgaatagctcatgtatcaactagggatgtctgtatctttcatgctaggcgggttattctcaagaggagtggactccgctccttacTCACGAGAACATGGCTAGTCACCGagatgcccggtcccatgctttatgcaaatcaaatcaaaataactgcaagaaAAACTCccacgggactcttgttagttggaagcactcgttgtttcgagcaagccatggattgatgtttgttggtggagggggagtataaactttaccattctgtttgggaaccgcctataatgtgtgtagcatgaaagatatcgagatatctcggttgttatgttgacaataaaagtataccgctcaaaatattattcatatctatttcaaaaccgagctatggcacctctacaaatccctgcttccctctgcgaagggcctgtctatttacttttatgttgagtcatcatcctcttattaaaaagcaccagttggagagcaccgctgtcatttgcatccattactgttagtttacattgagtatgacttgactggatctcttttaccatgaattacaatgtctagtcagtccttgatctttaaaggtgctctgcatttatgttttgcggtctcagaaagggctagcgagataccatcttgtcatatcatatcatgattgttttgagaaagtgttgtcatccgagatttattattattgctcgctagttgattatgtcattgatatgagtaaacataagacctaaatgttattgtgaatatggttagttcataatctttgctgaaaaattgaatgctggctttacatatttacaacaacaagagcaaacagaatttgtaaaagtttttctttatcacttttagtttatcaactgaattgcttgaggacaagcaaaggtttaagcttgggggagttgatatgtctccgtcgtatctacttttccaaatacttttgcccttattttggactctaacttgcatgatttggatggaactaacccggactgacgctgttttcagcagaattgccatggtgttatttttgtgcagaaataaaagttcttggaatgacctgaaaatcaacggagaattattttggaatatataaaaaatactggaagaaagatccacgtcagggggcccaccacctgtccacgagggtgggggcgcgccccctacctcgtgggccccctaacgctccaccgacctcaaccttgactccatatattcactttcggggagaaaaaaatcagagagaaggattcatcgcgttttacgatacggagcttccgccaagccctaaactctctcgggagggctaatctggagtccgttcggggctccggagagggttatccgtcgccatcgtcatcatcaaccttcctccatcaccaatttcatgatgctcaccatcgtgtgtgagtaattccgtcataggcttgctggacggtgatgggttggatgagatttatcatgcaatcgagttagttttgttagggtttgatccctagtatcaactatatgttctgagattgatgttgctatgactttgctatgcttaatgcttgtcactagggcccgagtgtcatgatttcagatctgaacctattatgttttcatcaatatatgagagttcttgatcctatcttggaagtctacagtcacctactatgtgttatgatccggcaaccccgaagtgacaatagtcgggaccactcccggtgatgatcgtagtttgaggagttaatgtattcagtatgtgttaatactttggtatgatactctattaaaaggaggccttaatatcccttagtttccaataggaccctgctgccacgggagggtaggacaaaagatgtcatgcaagttctttttcataagcacgtatgactatattcgaaatacatgcctacattacattgatgaacgggagctagttctgtgtcaccctaggttatgactgttacatgatcgatcgcattcggcataattctttatcaccgatccattgcctacgagctttccatatattgttcttcgcttatttacttttccgttgctattgttatcaccactataaaacaccaaaaatatcatttttttctatcgttacttttgctaccgttaccactactatcatattattttgctattaaatactttgctgcggatattaagttatctaggtgtggttgaattgacaactcaactgctaatacttgagaatattctttggctccccttgtgtcgaatcaataaatttagattgaatactctaccctcaaaaactgttgcgatcccctatacttgtgggttatcacaccgcCATGCAGAACGGACCACCAGAAATCCACCAACGGCCGCGCCCTACCATGAGCATCAGAAAATGGTAACTGATGAAGAAATGTCCATGACCAAAAAGCCTTACAATACCAACATAGACATAAATCGTTGATGAGATATTCTTCTAGAGGCTAGCTGGCGTATGAGTATTGCTGGATCAATTCCTTGTGGAGGCTACCTTACGCCGCGATGATGAGGAACGACGCTCAGAACACGGGAGGCACGTGGTTGCCGGAACACAGAAGTGAACGGCACCAGTGCAGCAGCAGGACTCCCCGCGTGATGACCACGGCGGCGAGGAGTGGCTACGCGAGACTAAGCGCGAGCGCCGCACGATCTGCACCATGAGAATAAACAGGCAGCTCACCTCACTGAAACCGGAGCAACACAAAACACACATCAGCAAATAGACGGCGAAAACGCCATGAATGACAACACAAAGAAAAGCAAAAACGATAACAACAAGAGCACCATCCCGAGCACACTCGTGCAAAACGACAACCCGTCTCTGACCCCCATTGTGATCCATGTCTCTTTCACGACTTGCATGACACAATCAATCGACCAAGCACCTCACGCGCACACCACCGCATCTACCCAGAACACAATCAAAGACTGATTTTTGGCCGGAGAGCGAAACCGAGAACACAATCAAAGATTGTTTTTTGGCCGGAGGGCGGCACAGAGGAACCGGTTGGAGAGCCGGTGCAGGAAATGGTGAGCAGGCCGCATAAACTGAATCAGGAAGGTCCCTGGGGAAGAAGCGGTCGGCCCTGGCTGTTGCGATGTCGTGCACGCGTTGACACTTGGCAGCACACcttttggcaccggtgatgcccgaTCCCGTCGGTCTTGCCCTTGCCGTGGACTTCTTAGACGCCAACGCAACGCCAGGTGGGAGGCAAAGGAGACCGGTGGGGAGGTGGCAGCGCCAAGCCTCCTCCCTCGCTGGCATCCACTCCTCCCCGCCTTCTCTGACCGACGGGGCGGTCCTCCCACTCTCTCTTGGCTGGGGCCTAGACCATCAGCCGTGGGAGGGTGTGGGGTGCGGAGAGGCCATGGCTTCATGGGTCGACGGCGAGGGCTCAAGAGAGGATCGAGAGGCGGTGGAGAAGAGGAACTGCGAATCAAGCAAGAGAaagaaaggggaaggagaggttgtgtgCACCGGGAGGGTTAAGGCGTGGGCCAGCgagctcctctcttttttttctaacCAGGCCCACAGGTCAGTGAAACATACGGCTGTACAGTAGGCACACCACACAAAACACGTACCCCTATCGTTCTTTTTCCTCTCGCTAGCACAGTAAAAATCGATGTGGTGGCTAGAGCTAGGATGCGCTATTTACGCGACGCTTATTGTTTTGTCCTAATGGTTGGGGTCCGCCATTGCGAGCCGCTTGAGAGAAAGCTATGCGTGCCTCATCATTATGTCAAAAAAAAATTCTCATGTAACGTGAACATCACAACCATCTTAAAAGGATAAAAAAAAGCATAGAAAAACACTTCTTCCAAAAAAGTCTCCCTACCATTTAAAAAAAATTCTCATTGTGACCAACCAGCATGCGCCACATGGCGTAGCTGGTTGGCCACCATTCTAGCGCCTCTTAATGGGTTTAATGCCCACTCAAAATGGAGCACCCTCCTTCACTGTGTGGAGCCCTCTCCTCACTCGGTGAATTTACCAATTATTTGTCTTTTATTAGTTTTAATCACATTTTCATTCATGAATGTTTAAGAAATTTCTTGAAGAATTTTGAATTGAAGAACATTTTCTAATTTGTGAGTATATTTAAAATACATGGACATTTTTAAAATTTCTGTATATTTTCTAATTTGTGAAGATTTTTTAAAATTTgctaatattttttaaaattcatgaatatttttttaacaGCTATGGTTTTGTTAATTTAAATAATGAACCCTTTTTTAACTAGCACTAAGCGAGCGGAGAAAAATTAAGCGAGTGAGGGAGCAGAGAGCCGACTTGAGCAAGTTAGGGCTTTATGGGCCACATTATAGCAATAACTTCATCATAAGCTTCCAAAGGGCTCACACAACCAACATCCACCGACATTGACGTCCAAACTTATAAGGACACCATAACCACGCATTAAACAACTCCACTCTTCTCTCAAAACAAATATCATATTCAACACCAGACAACACAATACATGTATAAAAGATCACCGCTAGAACAAAAATGAAACTCAAGTCAACGCAAATAAACCCAGAACAAAACAACTGACAACGATAAACATGCTAGAGAAAAAATTATTCCTACAAGTGAAAGAGGATAATTCGTTTGATGCCAACATTTGGCATTGCCAATACTTAGCAAGCCAACAATTGGCAATATTCAAAGTTGTCATAATTGACAACTTCTTGTGAGGTTGGCAAGTAAACTTGGTAACCAACCAAACACTAGCCAATATTTGGCATTTATCAAATGTTGGCATGCCAATTTTTAGCATCAAACCAATCATCCTTAAAAACTGCGCGGCGAGCGCGCGTTTACCTCTAGTCGAAAAGAACTGCACCTATCTCCTGATAAGACAGCAACCTAGAAGCTACACAAGGTTTCGCACTTTCGGCTGGTCAGTCCATCTCCTGATAAGACAGCAACCTAGAAGCTACACAAGGTTTCGCACTTTCGGCTGGTCGGTCCACTGTCCAAACCCGAAATCCACAGGCCACAAACCAAAGCAAAACAAAACCAGAAGAAGAACCCTCCAATGGCGACGGCGAGGAGGGTGGTCCTCATCCCCGGCCAGAGCATAAGCCACCTCACGCCCATGATGGAGTTCGCTGCGGTCTGCCTCCGTCGTGgcctcgccgtcaccgtcgccgtccCGGACCCAACCCTCACCTCCCCGGGTTTCCGCTCCACCATCGGCCGGTACGCCTCCCGGCTCCCCTCCCTCTCCGTCcactccctccctccccctcctgccGATGACCACTCCGTTGGCGCCGTGCACCCGTTCATCCGCATGCAGGCTGTCTTCCGCTCCCAGGCACCCGGCCTGCGAGACTTCCTCCGCAGCCTCCCCGCAGTCCACGCGCTCGTGGCCGACATGTTCGCCGCTTACCTCCTCGACGTCGCCGCGGAGGTGGGCGTCCCGGGGCACCTCTTCTACTGCACAGGCGCCGCCAACCTTACCGTCTTCCTCGAGCTGCCTTCATTTTGCTCCGGGAGCGGCGCAGACTTGAAAGATCTCGGCGACGCGCCCGTGTCGTTCCCCGGCGTGCCCACGATGCCGGCGTCTCACTTGGTCGACGGGGTGCTCGACAGCGGGACGGACCTGTACGCGGCTGTGCTGGACGTATTCGGCCGGATGGCGACAGCGCGCGGCATTCTGGTGAACACCTTCGAGGCGCTGGAGGGCTCGGCGGTGGCGGCGATTAGAGACGGGCGCTGCCTCCGCGGCCGCGCCGCCCCGCGGGTCTACTGCGTAGGCCCGTTGATTGCggaaggcggcgaggaggaggagaggcacccATGCCTCCCGTGGCTGGACGCGCAGCCCGAGGGCAGCGTCGTGTACATCTGCTTCGGCAGCCGCTGCACGGCCTCGCTGGAGCAGATCAGGGAGATGGCCAAGGGGCTCGAGATGTCCGGGTACAGGTTCCTGTGGGTGCTGCGCGCGCCTCCTGCCTTCGCCGCAGTCGCCGGCGAGCCGGACGCGACGCTGTCTCTCCTCCCCGAGGGGTTCTTGGCCCGGACGGCCGGCAGGGGCCTCGTGGTGACCGCGTCCTGGGTGCCACAAATGGACGTGCTGCGTCACGCGTCCACTGGTGCCTTCATGACGCACTGCGGATGGAACTCGACGCTGGAGGCGGCGGCCACCGGCGTGCCGATGGTGTGCTGGCCGCTGGAAGCCGAGCAGTGGATGAACAAGGTGTACATTGTCGAGGAGATGAAGGTTGGCGTGGCGGTGAGAGGGTATAACAAACCCGGGGTGCTTGTCTCGGCCGATAATGTGGATGCCACGGTTAGGCAGATCATGGACATGGAGTCGGAAGGTCGGCGAGCGGTCGTCGAACGGGCCATGGCCGTAAAGGAGAGCGCCGCCGCGGCGTGGAAGGAAGGTGGCTCGTCTTGTGCCGCGTTCGCCGAGTTCGTGAAGCAGATGGAGTAAGAGAAGGTCAGAGGCACACCGGGTAAGGATCTGTCGTTGCAGTGGTGCGCACCATTTATGAACTAACATGAATAGAGAGTGTGATGTCCGTATTGAATCTGTAACAATAACACGTTGAATTGGTTGGCACTTGGCATGCCGTAGAATCATCTTATTGTCTTGGAGATGAGCACACTctgttttcctaccatccttttgttgccaagaatgggttttGGCGTTGTGTGGTGCAAATGATGACAGCAAACGTTTGTTTTTGTGAGGTCATAATTCGACCCCTCTTTTTTGCCTGACTATTTCCTTGTCTTTAATATACAGATAGGAACACAAACTAAAATTATTGTGGTGCAAGCGACGTGTGGTACCTCCAAGGCCATCTAactggacgagacttgcctgctcccccgtCGTGTGCCCATCCATGCTTCCGTCTACGTGGCTTATCCATGCTTCCgtctacgtggcttgatttgattggaacaaaataaggcctgGCTCCACCCTCTTAAAATCAggagggagatgattagattagaaagaaaaaaggaaaaaagacagccgtaggatgaagtggaaGCACAGATGGAAGCAcagggagggagcaggcaagccggatcctatCTGACTAGTACATACATATAAAAGTCTTATGATTAGAAATAAAAAGAGATGTCTTGAATCTCGATGCGTTGATAAAAAGTGAAGATATTTAAGCAGACATTTCGGCACCTGGGTGAACagtaaattttaaaaaaaatacagaataaattcagaaaatatGAAATTTTTACACAGAAAATGAGGGacgatgcttcggtgccttaaagcacctacctttgtgtctatgacatgtggacccaacAGATAGCTGgctcacatgtcagtgacccaaaggcatgtgcctttaaggcaccgaagctgtgTCCAAAAATGAGACTCTTCTAGGTGATAGTAATTTTTCACGCTGAAATGGCATCGGAGGAGCTCAGTAAAAAAAAACAGAGCTAATTTTTTCTCCAAAAGTTACAACAAAATCCGAGCTCCGATTCTTTTTGTAGCGAGCTCCTCGGATGTCATCTCAGTCCGCAAATTTGCAAGCACCTAGAAGAGTCTTTTATATTGATGTGTATTCAGATTTTTTGAATTTGTTTAGTGTTTTATTCTTTTTGTTAACAATATTATATTTTTGCAGGAAGTTGACTATATTTAGTTTAGCAGGCTAATTAAATTCAGGCAGTGCAAC
This portion of the Triticum dicoccoides isolate Atlit2015 ecotype Zavitan chromosome 7A, WEW_v2.0, whole genome shotgun sequence genome encodes:
- the LOC119331000 gene encoding anthocyanidin 5,3-O-glucosyltransferase-like encodes the protein MATARRVVLIPGQSISHLTPMMEFAAVCLRRGLAVTVAVPDPTLTSPGFRSTIGRYASRLPSLSVHSLPPPPADDHSVGAVHPFIRMQAVFRSQAPGLRDFLRSLPAVHALVADMFAAYLLDVAAEVGVPGHLFYCTGAANLTVFLELPSFCSGSGADLKDLGDAPVSFPGVPTMPASHLVDGVLDSGTDLYAAVLDVFGRMATARGILVNTFEALEGSAVAAIRDGRCLRGRAAPRVYCVGPLIAEGGEEEERHPCLPWLDAQPEGSVVYICFGSRCTASLEQIREMAKGLEMSGYRFLWVLRAPPAFAAVAGEPDATLSLLPEGFLARTAGRGLVVTASWVPQMDVLRHASTGAFMTHCGWNSTLEAAATGVPMVCWPLEAEQWMNKVYIVEEMKVGVAVRGYNKPGVLVSADNVDATVRQIMDMESEGRRAVVERAMAVKESAAAAWKEGGSSCAAFAEFVKQME